The following DNA comes from Pongo pygmaeus isolate AG05252 chromosome 9, NHGRI_mPonPyg2-v2.0_pri, whole genome shotgun sequence.
CTCTGCTCCTCGAGTCGGGCGGCCGCGACCGTGCCGGGGCCCGGAGGTGCCGCGTGAAGTCGCGCAGAGCCGGCCCCGGTGAAGCCGCGTGCAGCGCCCGCCCCGCCCGGCCCCAGCAGCGGCCTCTCCCGCGGCGTGACGGCTGCGCTCTCTCCTTCCAGCCCGCCAGCCCTCATGCCGAGCGCTGTGCTTGTCTTGCTCCTGGCCGCGGCCTCGGCTTGCCCTTCGCCTGCCGCGGGGCCCCGTGCTGAAGAAAGGCCCCTGCCCAGGTTTGGCTGAGGCGGAGGGGGGAGCTGTTCCCAGCCACCTGGACGCAGGCCCTCTTTGGAGAGACATGCCCAGGGCCTGCGAGGGGGCGAGGAAGCTGAGCTCTCTGCACCTGGCCCCGGCGGCCGGCGAATGTCTTTGTCTTTCCAGGCTGGACTGGAGCACCCTGGCCCCGCTGTGGCTTCGCCATCgacagctggggctgcaggccaAGGGCTGGAACTTCATGCTGGAGGATTCCACCTTCTGGATCTTCGGGGGCTCCATCCACTATTTCCGTGTGCCCAGGGAGTACTGGAGGGACCGCTTGCTGAAGATGAAGGCCTGTGGCTTGAACACCCTCACCACGTAGGTGCTGCCCCTGTCCCCCACGGAGCCTGGTTCCTAAGCAGGGCGCCTGGTGTCTGCATGCGAAAAAATATAAGAGGAACCGGCCCAGGTCCTCTGGCCAGGGCGAGAGAGCCAgggtctccctcctcctccccaccacagAGCTCCTGCCTCCTGGGCGTGAAGGGACACGACATGGATGTAAGGTCTAGAGGAACCGAAGTAGCAGTGTCACACAAAAGAGTATAGTGAAGGAGGTGAGTGCAGACTGAGGAGGTGATTCAGTGCTAGCGAATCTTTTTGTGTcacaagcagtcttcccacttcCAGTTTATACAGCCAGTGAACGGAGTCTTCTTCAGAAGAGCTGCCTGAGAGGCTCTCTGGCCCCAGTTCTCAGCACTCCTCTTGGGCAGTGGTCTTAGAATGCTGTGGTTGTCATCCCAGCCTCTGTTGTGATGattggcacatggtaggcacacaataaaatgttgaatttgcaaatcatttataaaatgtgcTCAGTTGTGAATAACCTGGATCTTTTCATGGGTTCCCCCCAAATTGCCAACTGATACTTGACTCTAAGTCTATGAAATAAAGGGGGTGATCAGGCTGGATTATTCCATGTTTAGGCAAAAATATGTGATTACAAATCAAGGAGATGGCTTTTCATGGGTGATTTATGAACTGATTTTGAAGACAGTTCCTTAAAGAGTTACAGAAATGTGCTGAGCCTTGACAACTTCCTAGAAAGGACTCCCGAAGGTTGTGGGAGCGCTGCAGGCTCAGCACTCTGACCCGCAGAAACAGCACCGACGACACTTGCTGAAAGGCAGAACTCGTGTCTGAGTTGGAAGCCAGGCAGCCTGTCCTCCTTCACCTGGGAATAATCTTTCTAGTGGGCAGAGACTCTGCTAAAGCCAGCGATGGGGTGGGGTCGGGAGAAGAGCAGCTGTCATCACTGTGTCATCCATGAGTTGTCCCTTCTGCCTCTTGAGTTGAGCCCGTCCATGAGCCTGCTCCATCCCTTGTCCTGTTAGAGTTGGAAGCTTCATTCTGTTGTACGTTTTGGAATTCCGGGGCTTCGGTAAATATAGGATGATCACCGAGCTTTCTTCTTACTCCTTGTAGCTGTTTTTTTGATAAAGTTACATTTTCTTCTCCAGTGGGGCGTGGGCATGGTAAGCTAACTGGGGTCAGAGCACCTGACCTTTTACTCAGCCGGTCTTATGCTTCATCCAAATCTTGTTGATGCAGAGGGAAGGGGGCTTGCCCTCAATTCTGGTCCCTAGATCAGTTCACTTAGTTCTTGGTTCCAGTCCTAAAATCATAAAGAAACATATCTTTAGCCATCATATTGGATTTTTGGGCTAAAGAAGGTAATGTGGGAGGTGAAGTGGAATGAATGACACGCTCTAGCCTGTAATTATCATTTCTGTTGCAGCTATGTTCCATGGAACCTGCATGAGCCAGAAAGAGGCAAATTTGACTTCTCTGGGAACCTGGACCTGGAGTATGTGATGTTGCTGCTTCTGTGAACTGGCCAGGGGCAGGGGCACAGAGGTGGCTACTGGGGATGGATTAGCAACCAAAGAGAACCAGGGAGGGACCTGGGTCTGGAGCACTGTTCTAGGACTGGGAGAGGCCCTGCGCCCAGGACCCAGATGCTCCCCAGCTGTGACCTGTCACCCAGAGGGGCTGGGCCTGCAGCCTCTGGGCTCCACCTCTCCATTGCAGTCCAGAGGGACAGAAGACCCCAGGAGCTGCCCGACTCTGCATGGGGTCTGGCCGCCTGGGCTGGGGCAGGGCGGCTCCTCTAGGCTAGTAAGGCTATTGGGTCAGGTTCACTGTTAAGACCCCTGTGCCCTGGCTGTCACCCTTCTTCCTCAGGCCCCCAATGGGGCTGTGCAGAGGCTCTGAGGCTGGGAGCAGCTCAGGCCACCGACCTGGTATGGGAGTCCCCGCTCTTTGGGGGTGGGGCCGAGCTGTCCCTTCGCCCCACCGGGCAGCTCCTCCACCCTGTGGTGTGTGTAGCCCCCACCTGGCCTCATCCTGGGCCGTCGTGGGAGGGGCTGACGATGTGGACCTCCCTAGGGCCTTCGTCCTGATGGCTGCGGAGATCGGGCTGTGGGTGATTCTGCGTCCAGGCCCCTACATCTGCAGTGAGATGGACCTCGGGGGCTTGCCCAGGTAAGCAGGGTTGTGAAGGGTCCTGTGTGCTGTTGCAAAAAGCTCACAGACATAGGTCtagttttgtttctgtgttccAGTTCCCATTCTGTACTGAATTTCCTTTTCAGGAAAAGCAGCACCCGGAGGGGATCACTTtcagtgaggctgcagtgagtgccCTCATGGAGCCATGCATGGGCTGCTTGTGTGACAGGCAGCAGCAGGGCTGGCCCTCCTGGCATCTCATGCTTCAGGGCTCTGCTGTGGAGCTGGGAGCCCTGGCAGGTCATTCGCCTGCATGTCTGCAGTATGGGAAAATCAGACCTtccctgtctgtttctttttttttgagacagagtcttgctctggcacccaggctggaatgcagtggcatgatcttggctcactgcaacctccgcctcctgggttcaagtgattctcctgcctcagcctcctgagtagctagggttacaggtgtgtgccaccacgcccagctaatttttgtatttttagtagagacagggtttcaccatgttggccaggctggtctggaactcctgacctcgtgatctgcccacctcggcctcccaaagtgctgggattataggcatgagccaccatgcctgtccttcCCTATCTCTTTCTTAGGAATGTTACCAAGCATATTTTGAAAAGTCCAAGTATTTTGATAAAGTATAAGAGAAACAAATTCTTGTTATGGTTTTGTCTTCGTGTCTCGGCCCACGTGTGTCATCTTCCCAGTGCTAGTCTTGGCTGAGATTGGAGTTCTGTGGTTGGAGTGGAAATCTGGACAGGAATCAGCTGAGACttcattcattcctcattctCAACATTGTGGCCTTTAAGATTTTCTTGTTAACTGGCGtaacctttctcagcctcccagtggaCCAGGTGGTTAGACCCAGACTGCCTCAGGGAAGAGGCTGATCCTTGTCCCCaagccctctcccctcccccggTCCCCGGGGAGCCCTGGGCTTGTTTTCCTCCTGGTTTCCAGCATGACCCGCCCTTCCCTCAGGGGCATAGCTTCTGTCTCCACTACCCAGGGTCACTTCTCAGGCACTGATCCATTCAGCCTGGTAGGCTCACCCTTGTCACGAACACAGCCAGGGCAGCCTCTCCCGTCCCTGCGGATTAGAAAGCTGTGTGCCACCGTCAGCGATTTCCTCGGCTCAGCCGGGGCTGGGCACAGGAGGACGAAGGGTTTAACGGTCTTAACTTAGAAGCAGTGGGGAGCTGTGGCCCTCAGACTCCCCCTTCCCACCCCGCCATGTGGCACCTGACCATGCATGAGAGGGGCATGTGGGCGCACCTGCGGAGGGGGAGTCCGGGCGGGAGTGAGAAAGCTAACCTGTCAGGTGGGGTTAGAACGTGGGGGTGTCGGGCTAGAGGAAACTGCTCTCTCCTCACCCGTTGTTTTACCCACAGAAATGGGATAATTTCCTGACCCTGTTTAGGACTTCCAGACCAGGGCAAGAGGAGCCTCAGAGCCTTTTGTTAGAAAATATAACTGTCTTCTCAGAACCTGAAGTGAGAAGGAAGAGCCCTGACTCCAGCTTTGGAACCAATCCATGCTGCTGTGTTCCTCTGGGGAGTCTGGGATCACAGCAACAGGGTGGAGGGAGATTTCAACTCTTGCTCACCTGCTGCTCTGGGCTGAGCTCTGCACAGCCCACGCCACTGATGCCAAGACGTTAGCCACGTTGGCAAGGATGGGGGCTGCCTCCTGTTCAGCCCCTCGCAGTCTCTGTCAGTCTTGTTTTTTGGGGTGATGCTAGAAGGTTGTGTCTCCTCCTTCCACAGCCTCAGTGATTGCTAACCCTTTTGACTTCACTCTTTGAAATGGGATCATAGAGCAAGTTGTTGAAAACTAGGCCTGGAGTCCTGTGAAAAGCTTTTCTCACTGCTGGCAGCCAGGCCCTGTAGCTGTGGAGCTGGAAATGAACTTCCACCAGGCTGTGTCCTTGGGGAGGGAAGCTGCAGGAGTGCGTGTGCGTGCTCGCCCCAGAATCGGTTTGCATAGTCTCCCCACTTCTGGGCTGAGTGGGGGGAGGAGGGCACAGGTCATTCCGGAGCACTGTGGGGCCTCTCCCTTCTCGTGGCATCAACAGCTGCTCACAGCAAACCCACTGTGACACTAACATCCTTCCTTTCCCCCGTTTATACTTCAAGCTGGCTACTCCAAGACCCTGGCATGAGGCTGAGAACAACTTACAAGGGCTTCACCGAAGCAGTGGACCTTTATTTTGACCACCTGATGTCCAGGGTGGTGCCACTCCAGGTACAAGCAAATGGGGTCTTCTTTGATCTTGGCCTGTCTTCCTCTAGGTAGTGGATCATCCTTGGTTAGTTCTCAGACCAAGGGTCCTCCAGTGTTTTTGAACACAGGAGCAGGCTCTTCCCCACTGCCTGAGACTGATAACTGAGGGGCTTGCAATAGTTGCCTTTTGAAAGATCTGTGCATTTCAGTGTTGTCTCACTTGGGTGCGTTACTGAAAGGACAGACAGATGTAAGGGCTCACATTGCCTCATATGGCACTGGAAAGACAGGGATGCCGTGATAGCCAGGAACACCCATGTATCTACCAGTGTCCCAGTAGCACTGCGGCTCAGTTCTGCACAGGGTGGAGCACATATGGATTAACCTTTGCCTATAAGACTGCAGgactttttataaattataaaattcctGTCGCTGACTTTACGAGATACTTCCCTCTGCTACCAAAAAGATGCTGCATGGTACACACTTACTATTCAAAACATGCGTTAAAGTACATTTTGGGGGAGGAAGtatcttaatattttatataataattggAAGCTGTGGAAAGCAGGAATGGGAAAAATCAACCCAGTTGTTGTGTAAAACCAGAAAGAATGACATTGAGAAATTAGTAcatcaataaaaaattagttCAAGTCAGTGGTAGGGAATACTTACCACACACATAAATCAAAGGGAACTGCCAGATGAAACACAGGATGCTCAGTTATATTTGAGTTTCAGATAAGCAAGGAATAATTTTTTAGTGtaaatatattccaaatattgcatggtcatacttacactaaaaaattatttgttgtgaattcaaatttaactttATGTCTGGTATTTTTGTTTACTAAATCTGGCAGCCTTAACCATGACAGAAGCAAGGAACTAGGAAGTCATTAGCCTAGATCTTGCCGGGAAGCTGGGGATCAGCAGGTTGTAGGAGTCGGTTAGGCATCAGGACGGCCATCCTGGGAGCAGGCTCAGAGGCACTTGCAGACGTGCAGCAGGTCACCAACGcatctttttcaaataaatgataacaattattattatttaacatatttaaataatcacatagttatttaatttttgtgattATGGTATAGTATACATAACATAaactttgccattttaaccatcttTAAATGTACAGCTCAGTGGCATTGAGTCCACCCACACTGTTGTGTGCTCATCTCCACAGCCTTAGTTCAGGCTGCCACAACCAAACCCCTAGACTGAGTGGCTTACAGACAACAGAGATTCATTTCTCCCAGTTTTGGAgagtgggaagtccaagatcaaggcactggcagattcggtgtctggAAGGGCCCCCTTCCAGGGCATATACGGCCATTTTCTTGATGCAACCTTACATGGCAGAAAGCGTCAGAGAGCTCTCTGAGGTCCCTCTTATAAGAGCACTAGCCCTGTTGGCAAGGACTCTATGCTCATGACTAATCACCACCCAAAAGTCCCACCTCTGAATACtgtcacactgggggttaggatttcaacatgtaaattttggGAGAACACAGTCTATTGCAACCACTGTCCATCTCCAGACCTTTTCTGTCTTCCCCAATGTAAACTCTGTGCCGTTAAACCCTCCATTCTTCCCTCAGCTCCTGACAACCATTCTACGCTCTGTCTCCATGGATTTGATCATTTTAGCTACCAAATATAAGTGAAATCACATAGTAttgtgactggattatttcacttaacagcaccctcaaggttcatctgtgtcatagcctgtgtcagaatttccttcctttttaagactgaattatgttccattgcatgtatataaCACGTTTGTTTATCCTTCATCCATTGACGAACGTTTGAGTTGCTTCTGCCTTTTGGCcactataaataaagctgctgtgagcaTGAGTGTACAAATACCTTTCTGAGCCCCTGCTTTcgcttcttttgggtatatacctagaagtgaaattgctggatcaactTGTCATTCTACATTCAGTTTTTTttaggaattgccatactgttttccacagaaatTGCACcaaattacattcccaccagcaatacacAAGCGTTGcaatttccccacatccttgccaacacttgttatttcctGTTTATCTGGTGAGAGCCATCAGTGGGTGTGAGCTGGTCTCTcgtggtggttttgatttgcatttccctggtgatgctgagcatctttcaTGTGCTGATTGGTCTTTTGCATATCTTGgaagaaatgtttattgaagtCTTCCGCTCATTTTTGAAtctagttgtttgtttttatgctgtTGATTATAGGAATTCTTTTTGCTTTCTGGATATCAATTCCTTAACAGgacctgccaggactgggtccttcccttcaaggcagcagctTCCCTTTCGgctcagggtgtgtctagaaGTGTCTGGAAGCTAGGACCTGGAACGGGGGCCTCTTGACTCTGCCGGCGCCCtttcctgctgtggctgagctagatccaagatgca
Coding sequences within:
- the GLB1L2 gene encoding beta-galactosidase-1-like protein 2 isoform X5 — its product is MTTWSLRRRPGRTLGLLLLVVLGFLVLRRLDWSTLAPLWLRHRQLGLQAKGWNFMLEDSTFWIFGGSIHYFRVPREYWRDRLLKMKACGLNTLTTYVPWNLHEPERGKFDFSGNLDLEAFVLMAAEIGLWVILRPGPYICSEMDLGGLPRKSSTRRGSLSVRLQ